The Setaria viridis chromosome 2, Setaria_viridis_v4.0, whole genome shotgun sequence DNA window GTTTTTGAATTATGACACAAACTATAAGGTCATCAataaagttttcatgtaagtttaaaAATTGAAACAAAGTATATCATTGTTTTTGAATTATGAAACTTAAATTGTCACaaactattttcttttttatattatcataaattataaactttatagATGGTGTTACATGCAATAATATAGTTGTCAGTGCATTTCGCCCGTACTAGGCCGAATTTGCGAAACGGCCTGGCCCAACAACACCTCATGACTATACGAACCCTACGATCCCTTCCGCCCGACTCATTCCGCCCTCACCCCCTCATTCGCGCCGCCCCCGTTCCATTCTGGATCGCGCCGCACCCGCGCACCGCCCCCGTTCAGTCGCTTCACGCTGGGGAAGGGCTCGCGCCGCTCTCCCTCGACTCGCTCGCCTGGGAAACCGACCccaagcagctgcagcagctctgccgccggcgccgaccaggCAGACGACCTCAGGCGGCTCCGCACCAGCGGCCAGGACTCTACGGGCAAGGCCAAGTACGCACCCTTCCCAGCTTGCCCCCCCTTCTGTGAGttatcccctcccctccccgcccccACCGCATTGCTAAATCTGATGCACCTCCCCCTAACCCTAGGGACAAGGTCAGGATGTTTAATGTGTGTTTCGTGAATTCTTTGTTTGCAGACTTGTTTGCGATAATGAGCATGTAACACACTGAATAGCAGTACACTTAAATTGTAGGAACTAAAACTGAAGATAACTTTTTAAATTGTAAGAGTCGAACTAGATCTCAGGGGATCCCTTCATAGTCTGCTCCTCATTGAAGACCGAGTTCACCAGTATAGTTGCAAGCTTAGATCTGAACTCATCAATAAGGTTCTGTGTGCAGCCTTTTTGTAGTCTGTAACCATTCCAGTGCTCCATGTACTTGAGCATGAATAGGCCGGAATAGGCCGGATGATGTCCTGTCCTCCTATTGCGGTAATCCACCGAGCATGTCGATGTCCCAGGTCTTGACATTAAAATCCTTCCACTGATGGTAGTCCTCCTTCTCGTCGTTTTGAATGATCTCCAAATAACAGTGCAAGCCTTCAACCTAATTCATATAATGTTATTTCATAATGTGCAATCAAAATGGAACAGTACAAAGCATACTTAAACCTCACCATATTCCTGACTTGTTGCACTATATTTTCAACGAATTGTTTGTCGGAGTTCAATACTTGTACAGTCCGCAAAAAAGCGTTCACTACCACCAAGAACCAGTGTGTCTGCACACGCATTGGGAGAAATACCTACAAATGTTGTAGTCAGTATTGAACGCATGAAAGTATTGACTAGCAGTTAATTAAATATGTCCTACCATTTCATGACTGACGTATTTAAATGCAACTGCACGCATGTGCATCGTTTCTTCTTCACATAGCTCAGCCCCATGTCTCTGTGTGTACTGGAACCTTGCAGGCATGTGCGTGTTCTCCAGGTAAACATTGGTGAACATCCGTTTGTCGTCCAGGATCTTCCCCTGCATGTCATGTATGCGTGCATCTACTATCTGCACGATACAATAATTATCTGCATGAGCTTGCTTatctaattactaattaaagttttgatgcatcattattttattGCAGCTGGGGGTGCCAACTGACATAGAGCAATATAATACAGAAGCAACAGAACCATTCATTGATCAGGACAGTAAGAACAAGGTACTTAAATGACACTCCACTTCACATCTTAATGTTGGTATCTTAAACAACAAGTAAATGAACAATGTTTAAGGACAGACCTTGTCATCTAAATATTTGTTGAAAGAGCCGTAGTCATACTTTATAGTCAAAGTGTGAATCTCCTTTCTTGTTAATACAATACCCTTTATTTTGATAATGATATCATCATCATTGCCTCTGTTTATATTCAtaacttgaagaaattcatcCCTGAAAGAGCTGAACTCTGCAATCACATCATCACATAGTATCAGTTACCGATATGAATTAATGTCAAATGTTAGATTGGATACACTTTATATTACCTTTCTTTACATCAGGTTTATCCGACTCGCCTCGCCTCCTTTTTGTGCTATCATAGGAACTTGGTTTAGTATCATGATCATAGAACTTACTTACTTTTTCATCAATTGGCCTAGGTGCCTCTCCGGCTGTGCTTGAAATCAGTCGCCCTTGTGCTACATTCTGTTGTGCCAAACCAAATTCGTCGATCTGCTCTTCAGGCTACAAGGTTGTGAGTAGGCAAGTCAAACTCACATGTAGGGTTCAAAATTCATCAGTACGTACCTGGTTGTAGCACTTAATGTCAATCAGTGAACGTTGAATTGTGTGAAAGGCGCTAGTAATTTCTTTTACTTCCTGACAGATTGAATCCTGTGCAGTTTTTAGGTAGTTGTAGTCTCTGTATTCCCGGGTATCCAAAGCGTATAATTTGGCCATTATGTCACCATAGGCCTTTGACACCTATAAATTGTGATTAATTAAATCATAACAGTTTAAAATATGATGATGGCAACAAAAAGAGCAGAAAAAAATTGTACTGGCTTCCTTCCTATCTTGGGTGGATAGGTGAATGGGTCCTCAGTAAAGCTAACGATAGGGTCTTCATAATCTGATTCGTCATCAGTGTTATCCTCCAAGTGATAATTATAGATGGCCTGTACCCCATTGTTTCCCTGGGATGAATGGATCTGATTAAAAAATTAGgacaaatataatttttttccatGTCATGTTGTATTGGTAAACTGACATCTGTATTGTTGCGTATTGTTGCAGGCAAGATTGAACTTACTGGATAGGATTGCGCAGGTGTAATTGGATCAAGTCGCGCAGGTGGGGCATGCTCCTTGTGTTGTGCGTCAGGTGTATGGTTCTACTCCATGTTGAAATAATTCAATAGTGTGAAACGAACTCACCATTTAACTTGGATTAAAAATGCCCCTCATTTCAAAATCACATTTTAAGGTTATGTATCGATCAAACTCTCTACAATATATGAAGATTTCATTTTCAACTTTAGTGTCTCCTTTAGGCACCTGTTTCACCCTCAAGGCTAGTTCAATCAACCCATTAGGCATGCGATTCTCGATCAACCAAAGGACCAGCCTCCTCGATGACCTTAGGGACCCAAGCCATTGGCCTTGACACCACCTCAACCTCCGTGGCACCATGTAGTTATAGGCCTGCACTTAACAAGATAAAGTTAATATAGATGGATATTGTTACTACTTAGTGCACTATTTTGACTCTTGGTTAACTATTGGGTCACTTGTACAAGGATGGGCCAATGGCCTACACATACCTCCATGTTAATGTAAAAATTTAGTCACAATGCAATGAGCTAGTAAAATGACCGCAGGAATTGCCCATCTGTGTGCCCAACAATTACCCGTCGTTTTATTCACCTGAGTTGCTGTTAAGGTTGAGTTTAAAGAGGCATTGCAGTCTGTCCTGAATAAATTATACCAGTAGAAGTTGAACTAACCTTGTTTTCTTTCTCACAATGTATCTTTTAAAACTTGATCTCCAGTTTCAGCACGATCACCTGACAGATGGAAAGCATCCCATTGGCACCAAATAAATTACAAATGAATTTGATAAAGACCTGTCCATAGGCAAAAACGCAGCTGTTGTATCCAGCCATTCAGTTTTCAACCATAGGTAAACCAGCAACTCGGAAGAGCACTTCCTGCAAATGCAAACTCAGCAGTTAACCACAGTGCAACAACAATACCTGGATCACAAGTCAAATTGGAATCAAGCTAACCTGATACAGGTAACAAATAATGCAATGCACATTTCGGCTGATGTAAGCTAACAGCCCACCTGAGAGGAACTTGAGAGTTCTTCGATTTCATCTTCCTCCACCTGTAACAGAAATGAAAAGGCCAAAGGTCCTCAATCTCGCAAATAGGCATTTATAAGACCAAACAATGAGCAATATTTGAATCAAGACCCCTGCTCAACTCATTCATATTAGGCCTTTCATCTCATCTACCAAGGATAACCAAACATTGAACTTCTAGAAAACAGTACCTTTTGTGTTTGCTTTCTTCGAGTTCCACTAGCTGCATTCAGCGAAGCACAAGGGTCAATGTCCTCTATATCAATGAAGCTGTAAGCTTATCTCCAGAAGATAAATCTGTGTACCTATACAAAGATCAAGGAGCCAAGGAGGAATCTGTTAATTATTTCATGGGGGCAATGGGTGTATTCAGGTTTGAAGATGTTAGCAGCAGATAAAAATAATGAGGTGTCTCTTAGTCATTAAGCAAACTAGAGTTAGCAAAGTAAATAGACATTCAAGAAACCAGCAAACTAGAGTTACCATGAACTTAATCACAATCTGCTGCTACGCCATCCTATCAGTATTAGACGAATAAGCATATGATACGCTACACAAGGATAACAGGAAACCAAAGAAGCAAATGGGGTTGCAAATAGCACAAACATTTTGGAATTCTTTTGGAAACTCAAGTTTGAGTTCTTCTAGGTTAGTTATACAATAATAAAGACATCCCTGTCATGACTCATGTGCTACTTATAAGTATATTCATggcataaataaaaaatttaactaTCTAACCTGCACATTTTCAAACAGTTTCCCAGAATTCATGGCTTGCCTTCCACCTCTTGTTGGATCGCGCAGCACCTTTCGAAACAATCTTCACTGGATCAAGTACTTTGGTGCCACCAGGCTGGTTGGCTGCTGAGAAATGAGCCGGCAATGGCCCAAATGTCGTTTCCTCTTCCATCCCTTGCTCCTGCGTGTCTTCTTTCAAAATATCATCAAGTAACTTCATTACCCTCTCCGTCTCACCTTGGCTCCTAGAAACTTTGAATAAAGCATGATTGCCCTTTGAGCGAAGGGAATGTTAAGGATCCATTTGTTGTGTCCAAACATGCGTGTTGGTATGCATCTCCGTTGGGAAAGCACTCTTCACATTCATAGTCCACCTCACGTAAATACAACAAGGAGGGATGCTCTCTATACGAGAATACTTCATGACACAGAAAGTATGCGCACATGGAATTTCTTCCCGCTCCAGCTTCCGGCAATGGCATCTAGCATCAACCAACGATGACCCAAAGGTACAAGTCACGTGAAACCAACGCTTGTTGTTGCCTTGCAATGAAACATCATACCTCAAACACCCATTCTGCAATGTCACCTCTGTCACCGACCAATTACTTGATTTTTTTATCTGGAAGCTCACTTTCTGGAAAATAGTTGGTGTGAAGATCTGCGCAGCACTTTTCTCAAGAACATCAGCAGAAATCTTAGTGAATGGGATAGAACATAGAGCCTTCGCATCAAGCTCAATCTCATTCCGACGAATGCGTGATAGGCAAAACTCGTAATGCTCCATTAAATCAACCAAGGACATCTTTCGGTCTAAATGGTTGTGAAGCCTTGAGTTCAGACTCTCGCTCCTCTGATTGCTTTGCATGCCCAAGAAATGTCTCCCTCTTGTGAACGTGGCAGCCCACTTCCTTCTAAGTTCGTACATCCTATTTACCCATAGGTTATCTTCTTTGATATTATGGGTACCTCTAAACTCTCTCCAAAGCCTATCAAATTCACCCTCCTCCATTGCATGGTATATGAACTTCCTGAAATCCTTGAGCTTCAAACCACGGAACCGTTTCAACATGTTCTGCTCTATGTGCCAACTGCACAATCTATGACTGCATTAGGCATGACAATCTCAATAGCTCTCATCATCACTGCATCCCCATCAGTGATTAAGGATTTTGGATGCTTCTGGTGCATCGCCTCCAGTAAAGCCTCGAGGAGCCACACGTATGACAAGATagtttcatccgataaaatACCGCAGCCAAAGACAACTGTGCTTCGATGATGGTTAACTCCTATAAAAGGGACAAACGGAAGATTGTACCGGTTCACTCGGTAAGTGCTGTCGAATACAACGATGTCTCCGAAAACACCATAGTCTATCTGCGACTGTGCATCCGACCAAAATAGGTTCTTCAACCTGCCTTGTGCATCCACACTAAATGTGAAAAAGAACTCCGGATCTTTCTCTTGCATCTGACGCATATGATTCAACACAAATTCTACATCGCTTCCTTCAACCTTTCCCTTCTTGTACCTTGAAAAGAAATTGTTCAAGTCCTACGAAAGAAATCCAGTCTCCCCTGGATCACCATGGCTGGCCTCCATTACGTCCATGATCTGAAATGGACGCAGCCCACCTAGTCCCAGCTCGATTGCCTCTGCTTTCTGAGGATCATTAAGCCCTCGATGAGACCGCAAAATAAAAACATGCTCTGGTTTTGCAAGGGCATGTGTATGGACATCCACAAAGTCCTTCACATATCAGATGCCAATACTTTCACTCCACTCCACATCAAGCCTAGCCGTGCATCCACAACGGGTGAGGGCACGCGGCTGTCTTTTTTGATCCATCCTTTCAAAGTACTTAACAGATCTATATCCTTCACAGGAGCACATGAGTCTTCTCCATATCACCTCTTTGGTGCCTGTCTTGTACCTAACTCTGCCCTTTCTGATACTGAACCCTTTATGGTATGCATAATCATTGTAAAACTCATAGAGATCTTCCTCCCTCGTAAAAGTCTGATCTACAATACACTTATATTCTTTAGTTTCCTCCAGGCTAACGTACCCTTCTGCCTCCATTACGGTaacctgcaacaaaaaaaaattacacgtATTACAACCATTTCAAAGAAAACCTACGTATCAACATAGGACGGAACTGAAGTTCTTCATCCCAACCTAACTAACAAAGCTTACCACATCTGCAATTGCAGGTTAATATTAAAATAATCAGCAGCAATTAGCTAAGCAATACACCAATGCTGGAAATGATGGCCTTTGTGGTGGTAACCCTCAACTGAAATTGCCACCCTGCTCTAACCACTCCAGGAATAAGCCATTGCAAAAACTTGCCATAATAGTTGCCATATGCAGTGGTTGTGTTTTTGTTGCATTAGAATTTGCACTGTCTTCATTATAcagaaagaataaaaaaataaaagcaaacCAACAGAGCTTAGTCATTGGTGAACAACACATGAGGGTATCTTATGCTGAATTGGCCCACGCAACTAATGGTTTTTCATCTGATAACCTCATTGGGGCTGGGAGCTTTAGTCCAGTTGTGGTTCCATTTGCTACAGCTCTCTAATCTCTTCTAATAAAAGTTTGCAGTGCTAGGTTTTATGTAAGTTAAAGCTTTGTTACTATTTCTCTCGCTTAAATAAGTACAATTTCAATGAAACTCAGTTTTCTAGAGTAGGCCAGGAAATAGCTGAAACTTGTAAATTCCTAATAAGGGAAAAATAAATAAGCTATTTCACACTTATTTGTAAATAAATATAACAAAGAATTTCATAGTTGCATAGATGAATACTGCAAGAAACATGTTATTACATACCCAAATTCTTGGAAAGGTCGCTTTCTTACAAAATAAGACCTCCtggaactgtatatgtgggatTGGGCAAGGAGGTCTCCACCAAGGGTGATGTCTACAGCTACGGTATACTGTTACTGGAGATGTGGGACGTGGGGGAGTGGCAGCGTGTGGGGAGAAGGGCGTGGCAGCGTGCGGGCggtgccggcgaggcggcggtggcagcgcgaCAGGCGGGCCGGCGCGAGGGCGTGGCGGCACGACCGGTGGAGCGAcgtgcgggaggtggcggcgcggcgtgcgggagggggcggggcggcgtctGGGCGGGGTCGGGGCGGCGTGCCGGCGGTGGGAAACTGGCGGCGCGTGGGGAAAGggtgcggccggtggcggcgcggcgtgcgggcgggggcggagcgGCGTGCCCGCGACGGGAGACCGGTGGCACGTGGGGAATGGATCGCAGGGGACTGGCGTGCGGGGAAAATGACCggcggaaaaaaaaattctccaaatTACAATTTTACCCATGCCAAAAAAGGATTTATACTCTATACTACCAACTGGTAGTATTGtccaccgtaaaagagctctctGCGAAAATGCTCTGTTTACACCGATCGTTTATGCTACTAGAATTCAGCGCGCGATGCACGCCCTACCGTTTCAATAATCAAATCCAGTAATAGGATCAAATGTTGTTTAATTAAGATAATATAGATTCTTCACCCTTTACTGTCAGAAGTAATTAGATATGCTCCCATAGTTACCATCATTTGACGAACATACATCTCTCAATAGAAAAAACTTTGGACAGTTAGCAATGTTATAATTAGTAAAAGAGCTCTAGGAAATGAAAAGCGGAAAGCTAGAACAATTTAAAGTTAGGCTAGCAGCGGCAGCAAATGAAAAGAATCTCACAACGGGACTAAAAGTTTCAGCAAAGTCGATCCAGGCCACTGGGTGAATCCGCGCAAGACCCCACCAGCTTTATAACGCTCAAGAGACCCATCGGTGTTGAACTTGTGCTTGAACACCCGTTTACCAGTGACCACATTCGCTCGGCATATCAACCTGTAGGCATCATGGCTCAATGCGAGCCCGTGTTTAGCATCTTTGTCGGCATTAGCATGCATATACAAATAAGTGAATGAGTAGAAATATTACGAGCTTCAAGTTGGTTAACAGAGCTTGGAGGCTCATATCTTCATATGTGTACACTGCTACAAACAGAATAATGCTCGCAACTCAAACTAACTTACAGCATCAAGCTTACAGATTTCCTCTTATCAAGTTCATATCTGTTGCACTGTCATTATCACCAATGAAAATTTTTCAACAAATAGGTCACACCAGTATTGAATTCCAGCCGAGATGCATACTTGGGTTATAATAGTTGCCTCCAAGTTGTTCCCAAGCTAAGCAGCTCAAAGATGGGGCGGCAACGCCGCGACAAGGTTTTCTAGTTGCTTTTTACTATTTCCTTCAATCAAATTTTAAATCTATAGATTGAAAACATATGATTGGTATTGCTAGATCAATTAGGAAAAGTATTTCTATAATATATAACTCTTTTATTCCAATATAATATATTTCTATACATACTATTAATCAAGTATCGTATTAGGGACCATGTCGATGTCCTAATGAACTTATATTTCTGATCGGAGAAAGTACTATGATTAGCTAATTTGCTCTGTTGATTATGAGGTATTTAAATAATTAAGGACAAACCAGGAATCCAAAATCCAGGCAGGGCAGAAAGATTTTGCAATACGATGCATGGAATACGGAATTGCATTTGAATTCAAGTTTACAAGCAATACAGCAGTTTTGCGCAGACTGCTACATCTTGGTAAATATAGTGATGCATTGATACTCATATATAGGGTTCCGACTTTATCGTTTATCCACATCTGATCACCATGTTCTTTGGACCCATACATATGATCTATTCTATTCAGCTTAGAATAGGAGGGGTGCAGTATGGGCCGTTGAGCCAGGCGTCGGCGATCATCTTGTTCGCCGCCTCCGTTGGGTGGACGCCGTCCCAGATCAGGCGAGCCGACGGGTCTCGGCAGGCCGTGGTCGCGCCCGGCATGCCGCACCTGGCGCCGACGTCGAAGTTGTACttccctcctcctgctccacaGCAAGTCTCAAAAGGATTGCTGAATCCTACAGAAATCATCCGGCTGTTTAGTTTCAAAATCTGCCACTGTGTATCTTAATTTCTGTGATCTTGGGGAGTAGAGTGGGAAAAGATTACCAAACTTTCGAGGCTGCTGGACCATTTTGTACACCTGGGAGTAGTAATCTGCGTACATGATCCTTGTCGACCTGTACTTCCCTTGGAGGATTTGCACTTGTTTTCGGAGCATCGAGTTGTGGTACTCTGTCAGACGGTTGTAACTTTTCAAGCAGCCGTACTGGTCAAAGTCAGACTCGCTGGAGGAACTAGCAAAGAACGTCAGGAAGAGTGGGAGACAGCCCGTTGGGAGGATGCCCGGGACAACGATGTGAACTGCACCAAGTGCAATCAATCTCTGCATGACAAGACGGCGAGCTTAGTTTCATGGATATTCTGAATAACTTGCACATAGTTTTTACGATGATGCATCATACCTCAATACCGTTGATAGTTGCATTGATAATCATTGGGGTGTTCTTCATTGCCTGCTCTGGGGTAAATCCAAGCTCAAGAAGCTGGATATTGTAGTCATTTCCTCCAAATCCACCAAACTGAAACATCGATTTCGCTAGGAATTCTTTGCAGTCTAGCATGAGACAACAAGCAGCTTAATTATATTGAATAGAGTGCTTGAGAGCTGTCCATCCGGCAAAATCGAAcagtggaaacaaaggaagtaccatTAAGTATCTAAAGAGAATATAAGTCTTTACATTTTCGTATTTTACAAATAGAAAGATCTATAGTGGGCAAGATTAAGTTTTTATGAAGAAAATAGTGATCGAACTGCTCACTTTGTTTCGTCCCACACAAGGAAGGAATCAACTCCATGAACCACTGGATTTGCATGTATAGCGAGCCATGATTCCACACTGGGTCTTCAATTCCAAGTGATTGGTAGAAGGAGAAGTTCATCGCGGTACCACCAGTGATTGCCATATTTGCGCCACGACGGAAATCTTTGCCTTTGGATTTTGATGGTGGAAGTAGTGGCAGCCCAAGTGATTGTGCTGGCATGTGTGGTAAAAGTAAAACATGAAGCAAATTAACTTCTACCTAAACAAATGAAAATCAGCACCCCATTGGTTGTGACTGCGGggttctgattttttttctagaaatgaGAGAATCTTTTAGTTCATTATATTCTTCCCTTTTCAAATAGCTAATGTCAGAGTTTGGGGAGCTCTTAATTTAACCCCATTCTTTGAAGCTATCATAATCCTACATTAAATATATAATTTCAATTACTTCAATGTCACAAGTGATGAAATCGAACAACTGATTTCAGTCTTTCAAATTACATATTAGTATAAATTACCTGCAAAATACATGGAAACATTTTTTATAACAATCACATGTATGGTTTTCTATACTTGTATGATTGTATAAATATTGTGTATTTGTTAGGAGTATAGTTAACTCTTGAAGAAGTATCTGCTTGCATTCTAAAATACTCTACTACATGGTCTTGTTTGGATCAGCTAGAGAATGTAAAAAAACTGGCTTGTGGCTTGTTTGTGAATTGTAAAAGTTGGATGTTGAAAGTAGGACTGGAAAAGCCGAGGGAAATTTGATCCCTGGAATGAATATAATGGGGTCTAGATTGCACCTTTCAGATGTTAATTGTCTATAATGCCCTTAGGTTTTTGTGTGGGGGTTGTTAATGCTATTGGTGTGTGATTTAGAGTAAAGTTCGGAGggtattttgattcttttgcaGAACCACTATATAAAAACTAGGAGGAAGTACCTTATCGGATTGTTACAATCTAGATTGGTGGATTAATTCTAGATCAAAAGCTAGCCTATTTGGATCAGCTAAAGATTATAAAAACAAGATTTCATGGTTTAGGATAGATCCAAACAATACCTAGATTCTAACTATTGCGGTATGTATCCCAACCGTATATAAATAAGATGTTCAATTTTTTTACATGTCCCCATTAATTTTTTCAGTTTTGACTATTGATATGTTAGTTACAACAATTTGCCACATAATTAGACATTAGAGGAGCATCTGATCTAGCTACCTTGCTAGC harbors:
- the LOC117842384 gene encoding GDSL esterase/lipase At5g45910 isoform X1, with amino-acid sequence MRFLRSSFCSPLVASSSSFLLLVAVIGSCSTVSASTSSNLQATKYNAMFSFGDSVAETGNICVVSSRNATELDVLTCTHPPYGTTYFGRPSCRWSDGRVVVDFIAQSLGLPLLPPSKSKGKDFRRGANMAITGGTAMNFSFYQSLGIEDPVWNHGSLYMQIQWFMELIPSLCGTKQNCKEFLAKSMFQFGGFGGNDYNIQLLELGFTPEQAMKNTPMIINATINGIERLIALGAVHIVVPGILPTGCLPLFLTFFASSSSESDFDQYGCLKSYNRLTEYHNSMLRKQVQILQGKYRSTRIMYADYYSQVYKMVQQPRKFGFSNPFETCCGAGGGKYNFDVGARCGMPGATTACRDPSARLIWDGVHPTEAANKMIADAWLNGPYCTPPILS
- the LOC117842384 gene encoding GDSL esterase/lipase At5g45910 isoform X2, with amino-acid sequence MRFLRSSFCSPLVASSSSFLLLVAVIGSCSTVSASTSSNLQATKYNAMFSFGDSVAETGNICVVSSRNATELDVLTCTHPPYGTTYFGRPSCRWSDGRVVVDFIAQSLGLPLLPPSKSKGKDFRRGANMAITGGTAMNFSFYQSLGIEDPVWNHGSLYMQIQWFMELIPSLCGTKQNCKEFLAKSMFQFGGFGGNDYNIQLLELGFTPEQAMKNTPMIINATINGIERLIALGAVHIVVPGILPTGCLPLFLTFFASSSSESDFDQYGCLKSYNRLTEYHNSMLRKQVQILQGKYRSTRIMYADYYSQVYKMVQQPRKFAILLRLAVEQEEGSTTSTSAPGAACRARPRPAETRRLA